A window from Taeniopygia guttata chromosome 10, bTaeGut7.mat, whole genome shotgun sequence encodes these proteins:
- the SNAPC5 gene encoding snRNA-activating protein complex subunit 5 — translation MLSRLQELRREEETLLRVKAALHDQLRRLRVEELALQSMIRAGEENVPVPLPALAEDTQQTLGQMDDEAVINQTELHLSLQDDKEEEEEEEEEESDS, via the exons ATGCTGAGCCGGCTGCAGGAGCTGCGCCGCGAGGAGGAGACGCTGCTGCGGGTCAAGGCGGCGCTGCACGACCAGCTCCGCCGGCTGCGG GTGGAGGAGCTGGCGCTGCAGTCCATGATCAGGGCCGGCGAGGAGAACGTCCCGGTGCCCCTGCCAGCGCTGGCCGAGGACACTCAGCAG ACTCTTGGGCAGATGGACGATGAGGCTGTCATCAATCAAACTGAGTTACACCTCAGTCTTCAGGATGataaagaggaggaggaggaggaggaggaagaggaatcTGAttcttga